In a single window of the Arachis hypogaea cultivar Tifrunner chromosome 6, arahy.Tifrunner.gnm2.J5K5, whole genome shotgun sequence genome:
- the LOC112695768 gene encoding protein DEHYDRATION-INDUCED 19 homolog 3: MDRDTLGFPFGTASRSYPSRHKSRYAEVFEDFEEMKGEDELRTVYPCPFCVDDFDLLELCCHIDLEHSLEPKSGICPVCAVWVGTNMVDHITAQHGSIIKAQLKSRRYKDLYPSLSFLRCSKDIDDGQWHSFSDGLSPTISTSSSKAACDPFLSFLYGGAAAASAETENVGPDSSSEVSTEETHSSDTVIERDVVQPSLSDKDQTEKARRSGFVQELLMSTILDPDF; this comes from the exons ATGGACCGCGACACTTTGGGTTTTCCCTTCGGTACTGCTTCTAGAAGCTACCCATCCAGACACAAATCCCGTTATGCtg AGGTGTTCGAGGATTTTGAAGAGATGAAAGGGGAAGATGAGTTGAGGACGGTATATCCATGCCCCTTTTGTGTAGATGACTTTGATCTTCTCGAGCTTTGTTGCCATATTGACTTGGAACATTCTCTTGAACCCAAATCTGGG ATTTGTCCTGTTTGTGCGGTGTGGGTGGGGACAAACATGGTGGATCACATAACAGCACAACATGGAAGCATAATTAAG GCTCAGCTTAAATCAAGGCGCTATAAAGACTTATACCCAAGTCTCTCATTTCTGAGGTGCTCTAAGGATATAGATGATGGACAGTGGCATTCTTTCTCGGATGGGTTATCCCCTACAATATCTACCTCTAGCTCCAAGGCAGCATGTGATCCATTTCTGTCATTTTTATACGGTGGAGCTGCTGCTGCCTCCGCCGAAACCGAAAATGTGGGACCTGATTCTTCAAGTGAAGTAAGCACCGAAGAAACACACTCAAGCGATACAGTGATAGAAAG AGATGTTGTTCAGCCATCTTTATCTGACAAAGACCAAACAGAGAAAGCACGGCGTAGTGGATTTGTACAAGAACTTTTGATGTCTACTATCCTTGATCCAGACTTCTGA
- the LOC112695767 gene encoding L10-interacting MYB domain-containing protein isoform X2 produces the protein MGLGARNSSERLRTIWTPEMDRYFVDLLLEQVRQGTKFDDHLTSKRAWIHMSSLFNAKFNFQYEKDILKNRYKTLRNLYRVVNNLLANPGFSWDQKRSMVTADNPVWDEYLKLNPAARSHRIKSIPYFKDLCIIYGNAVVEEKGDNAPGGSSYSGENETFIHLDKNIGEDVHEVLHDIMVDEDFGISTLETENDDSEQRVVNEPATPFSTRTRTYWQPPMDRYFINQMLAHVDKGNRPDGVFSRQAWMEMILSFNEKFGFDYSLEHLKNRYKTLRRQYNLIKNLLDLDAFVWDESRQMVTADDSAWQDCIKIHPDARQFMTRPLPYYKDLCIICNPKFEEKKSTLLQDIEHQNIVDVKIDSDYASPAGHSSITSNPSEEQLGVVKEVAHSDQKQKRQLEKFSGAPISKHSRNEEHGMAVALREMATAVSSLSTEKNDENPVSIETVIHAVQALPDMDEDLVLDACDFLEDERKAKIFLALDIKLRKKWLIRKLRTQA, from the exons ATGGGTTTGGGAGCACGAAATAGCAGCGAGCGCCTCAGAACAATTTGGACCCCTGAGATGGATCGCTACTTCGTTGATCTTTTGTTAGAGCAGGTTCGCCAGGGCACTAAATTCGATGATCATTTAACGAGCAAACGAGCATGGATTCATATGTCATCATTGTTCAATGCAAAGTTCAACTTTCAATATGAAAAGGATATTCTCAAGAATCGCTACAAAACACTCAGGAATCTCTACAGAGTTGTCAACAACCTTCTAGCCAATCCGGGTTTTAGCTGGGATCAGAAGCGGAGTATGGTCACTGCTGATAATCCTGTTTGGGATGAGTATCTCAAG TTAAATCCGGCTGCACGGTCACACAGAATAAAAAGTATTCCTTATTTCAAGGATTTGTGTATTATCTATGGAAATGCAGTGGTAGAAGAAAAAG GTGACAATGCACCGGGTGGGTCATCTTATTCAGGCGAAAATGAGACATTCATACACTTAGATAAGAATATAGGAGAGGATGTTCATGAGGTTCTTCATGATATAATGGTTGATGAAGATTTTGGAATATCTACCTTGGAAACTGAAAATGATGATTCGGAGCAGAGGGTGGTGAACGAACCAGCAACCCCATTTTCTACCCGTACCCGGACTTATTGGCAGCCACCAATGGATCGTTACTTCATCAACCAAATGCTTGCCCACGTGGACAAAGGAAATCGGCCTGATGGAGTCTTTAGCAGACAAGCATGGATGGAGATGATTTTGTCTTTCAACGAAAAATTTGGTTTTGACTATAGTTTGGAACATCTTAAAAATCGATACAAAACTCTGAGAAGgcagtataatttaattaaaaatcttCTTGATTTGGACGCGTTTGTCTGGGATGAATCGCGCCAGATGGTTACTGCCGATGACTCTGCTTGGCAAGATTGTATTAAG ATACATCCAGATGCAAGGCAGTTTATGACCCGGCCTTTGCCATATTATAAAGATTTGTGTATCATATGTAATCCTAAATTTGAGGAGAAAAAATCTACTCTCCTTCAAGATATTGAGCATCAAAACATTGTTGATGTTAAGATTGATAGTGACTACGCATCCCCAGCTGGTCATTCTTCAATTACTTCCAATCCCAGTGAAGAACAACTTGGTGTTGTAAAGGAGGTAGCTCATTCGGATCAGAAACAAAAGCGACAGTTAGAGAAGTTTTCCGGTGCTCCTATTTCTAAACACTCAAGAAATGAAGAACATGGCATGGCTGTTGCTCTCCGTGAGATGGCAACTGCAGTGTCTTCTTTGTCTACAGAGAAGAATGATGAGAACCCTGTATCAATAGAGACTGTCATACATGCAGTGCAAGCATTGCCTGATATGGATGAAGATCTGGTTCTGGATGCTTGTGATTTCCTAGAAGATGAGAGAAAAGCCAAAATATTTCTTGCTTTGGATATCAAGTTAAGAAAGAAATGGTTGATTAGGAAACTTCGCACACAGGCCTAG
- the LOC112695767 gene encoding L10-interacting MYB domain-containing protein isoform X1 has product MGLGARNSSERLRTIWTPEMDRYFVDLLLEQVRQGTKFDDHLTSKRAWIHMSSLFNAKFNFQYEKDILKNRYKTLRNLYRVVNNLLANPGFSWDQKRSMVTADNPVWDEYLKLNPAARSHRIKSIPYFKDLCIIYGNAVVEEKGDNAPGGSSYSGENETFIHLDKNIGEDVHEVLHDIMVDEDFGISTLETENDDSEQRVVNEPATPFSTRTRTYWQPPMDRYFINQMLAHVDKGNRPDGVFSRQAWMEMILSFNEKFGFDYSLEHLKNRYKTLRRQYNLIKNLLDLDAFVWDESRQMVTADDSAWQDCIKHYMQIHPDARQFMTRPLPYYKDLCIICNPKFEEKKSTLLQDIEHQNIVDVKIDSDYASPAGHSSITSNPSEEQLGVVKEVAHSDQKQKRQLEKFSGAPISKHSRNEEHGMAVALREMATAVSSLSTEKNDENPVSIETVIHAVQALPDMDEDLVLDACDFLEDERKAKIFLALDIKLRKKWLIRKLRTQA; this is encoded by the exons ATGGGTTTGGGAGCACGAAATAGCAGCGAGCGCCTCAGAACAATTTGGACCCCTGAGATGGATCGCTACTTCGTTGATCTTTTGTTAGAGCAGGTTCGCCAGGGCACTAAATTCGATGATCATTTAACGAGCAAACGAGCATGGATTCATATGTCATCATTGTTCAATGCAAAGTTCAACTTTCAATATGAAAAGGATATTCTCAAGAATCGCTACAAAACACTCAGGAATCTCTACAGAGTTGTCAACAACCTTCTAGCCAATCCGGGTTTTAGCTGGGATCAGAAGCGGAGTATGGTCACTGCTGATAATCCTGTTTGGGATGAGTATCTCAAG TTAAATCCGGCTGCACGGTCACACAGAATAAAAAGTATTCCTTATTTCAAGGATTTGTGTATTATCTATGGAAATGCAGTGGTAGAAGAAAAAG GTGACAATGCACCGGGTGGGTCATCTTATTCAGGCGAAAATGAGACATTCATACACTTAGATAAGAATATAGGAGAGGATGTTCATGAGGTTCTTCATGATATAATGGTTGATGAAGATTTTGGAATATCTACCTTGGAAACTGAAAATGATGATTCGGAGCAGAGGGTGGTGAACGAACCAGCAACCCCATTTTCTACCCGTACCCGGACTTATTGGCAGCCACCAATGGATCGTTACTTCATCAACCAAATGCTTGCCCACGTGGACAAAGGAAATCGGCCTGATGGAGTCTTTAGCAGACAAGCATGGATGGAGATGATTTTGTCTTTCAACGAAAAATTTGGTTTTGACTATAGTTTGGAACATCTTAAAAATCGATACAAAACTCTGAGAAGgcagtataatttaattaaaaatcttCTTGATTTGGACGCGTTTGTCTGGGATGAATCGCGCCAGATGGTTACTGCCGATGACTCTGCTTGGCAAGATTGTATTAAG CATTACATGCAGATACATCCAGATGCAAGGCAGTTTATGACCCGGCCTTTGCCATATTATAAAGATTTGTGTATCATATGTAATCCTAAATTTGAGGAGAAAAAATCTACTCTCCTTCAAGATATTGAGCATCAAAACATTGTTGATGTTAAGATTGATAGTGACTACGCATCCCCAGCTGGTCATTCTTCAATTACTTCCAATCCCAGTGAAGAACAACTTGGTGTTGTAAAGGAGGTAGCTCATTCGGATCAGAAACAAAAGCGACAGTTAGAGAAGTTTTCCGGTGCTCCTATTTCTAAACACTCAAGAAATGAAGAACATGGCATGGCTGTTGCTCTCCGTGAGATGGCAACTGCAGTGTCTTCTTTGTCTACAGAGAAGAATGATGAGAACCCTGTATCAATAGAGACTGTCATACATGCAGTGCAAGCATTGCCTGATATGGATGAAGATCTGGTTCTGGATGCTTGTGATTTCCTAGAAGATGAGAGAAAAGCCAAAATATTTCTTGCTTTGGATATCAAGTTAAGAAAGAAATGGTTGATTAGGAAACTTCGCACACAGGCCTAG